From one Mesoplodon densirostris isolate mMesDen1 chromosome 19, mMesDen1 primary haplotype, whole genome shotgun sequence genomic stretch:
- the CKLF gene encoding chemokine-like factor isoform X2, translated as MPTVKLKPKHRPFCFSVKGQVKMLRLALTVTSMTLFIIAQAPEPYIVVTGFEVTDTFFFIVLYILRLNRFIDCIFRPLLDIINSVVTAVFMIVISVLALIPETTTYIVLGGICRARLD; from the exons ATGCCGACGGTGAAGCTGAAACCGAAGCACCGGCCCTTCTGCTTCAGCGTGAAAGGCCAAGTGAAGATGCTGCGGCTG GCGCTAACTGTGACATCTATGACCCTTTTTATCATCGCACAAGCCCCAGAGCCATACATTGTTGTCACTGGATTTGAAGTCACTGATACtttctttttcatagttttataTATACTCAGACTTAATCGATTCATTGACTGTATATTTCGGCCTTTGCTT GATATTATCAACTCAGTGGTTACAGCAGTATTCATGATAGTTATATCTGTGTTGGCACTGATCCCAGAAACCACAACATATATAGTCCTTGGAGGG